The following proteins come from a genomic window of Pirellulales bacterium:
- a CDS encoding protein kinase, whose translation MNYGAPPQSGAAPEYGSPPLGFGAPQVQFAPPEQAPPPAQDPLAALKATMARIVNRGALEAAAGAQPTGPTLLPPGAGTGDGAPACPPLVAPSGVVEGETSPSSVPAAPTPASHPTPPTQPSPSSHPTPMMPRSYPTPRGNVDLTVELNPATADPSRVTPLDIRPVDPHADGGRGRSEDAAGRAGPSGPTIDIPAAKVKQPSTFNERRVAQTMAAGGGGAEDTEQVAKLWRGTFDPSTTPRTSLKGSGGPTARDSKLVIKHRALRDVREPARAGADYELLSVIGEGGMGVVYAARQAAIDRTVAIKMLKADIARDNDQREKFLSEAVVTGDLDHPNIVPIYDLGSNETGALFYSMKRVQGTPWMAVIDRKSNPENIDILMKVADAVAFAHSRGVIHRDLKPENVMLGDFGEVLVMDWGLALSMESFRKSGSITQTSSMGGTPAYMAPEMATGPIDRVGPASDVYLLGAILYEIIAKKPPHTGKNVMNCLYAAARNEIQPTTQSGELLEIAMRAMSTAVEARYASVQEFQSAIRQYQSHSESIVLSTRAQNDLDAAEISGDYQTYSRALFAFQEAAALWDGNVKARSGVSAAKLAYARRAAKKEDFDLAASLVDASDPAHVELHKQIVSAQRERDTRQQRLKNIRRIAVALGVAIVCGASMATIQINSQKNRALNAEIAAKIERDNALDAQNRATKAKLAADESAKQAQHSAAAALAAEGQARAAEGLERVAKQQATADADSAKKAKKAEEYQAYVARIGLAAAQIDGNAFDTAEQLLNDCPQAMRDWEWGRLRFLSTQSVQDYPGQVPVDSVAFDHEGKRFVSGSWDGEVRVWDVASGKVLRSIPYGGLYVHAVAFSPDDSLIAAGGNDKNGFVKLWDAKTGTLLRTLVGHTDDVLSVAFSHDGKRLLTASYDKTARLWDVATGKELQRYLGHNWWVWSAAFSPDESQIVTTSQDGTAIVWATETGKAGPPFTGHSGPVYTAAFSPDGHSVVSGGYDDRVLIWEPDKVRPFDYQLAVSGNKNPPPPYRALEGHSGPVHTVSFSANGKLIVSGSNDNSLKLWDFASGKLIKTLRGHGGWVDSAAFSPDGHWVLSASHDSSPKNIKLWSIKGYEEVRVLQGRVLAGHTDAVLSAACSRRDGKRIVTASRDRTAKMWDFATGQLLQDFEEGHEYLASTAQFFPDGKRLLTAAADNTTCVWSLATGTEEFRLNHTGRASVAVLSHDGKLLLTGSDEKTLPAALGEKAAEANQQDNAHFWIAQLWDAATGQRIRATKPLSAEISAVAFSPNDQQFFVGDAHGHCTLWTSETAAEIRSLDTHAGKITAAEFTADGHRILTASADRTVGQWNLATGEEPLPLILRHPGPVAAVAIVPHSSQALSLGDDGLVRLWDVDRAKMLGVIGGGEGTSQIGVSADGRLALWVDYKERTLHLWSFADHRELGPPGAKDSKEPFLQLKDGLIWSAAFSPDAQYLITVGGNGARLWDIATGRQRMTFTPNGAVASARFSPDGTRIVTGSWDNSAKIWNVKTGHAELKLVGHRGYVNSAEFSPDDKGKWVLTASDDGTARIWDAQTGKCLREFKGHQANVTSATFSPDGKYVLTASGDKTARLWDAQTAKQLHIYKGHTWGLLSAAFSRDGHRIITGSADTTARIWDVETEQTLATLAGHTAAVTSVAFSPDGRRAITGSQDDTAKIWDAVGGTRGDAEASRQRRGKEMLTLKGHTQEVTSVTFSDDGSYVLTGSRDGTAIIWLAAPWK comes from the coding sequence ATGAACTACGGCGCGCCGCCGCAGTCCGGCGCCGCGCCTGAATATGGCTCGCCGCCGCTTGGCTTCGGTGCGCCGCAAGTTCAGTTCGCGCCGCCGGAACAGGCCCCGCCGCCGGCACAAGATCCGTTGGCCGCCTTGAAGGCGACGATGGCCCGCATCGTCAACCGCGGCGCACTGGAAGCGGCCGCCGGAGCTCAACCGACGGGTCCGACGCTGTTGCCCCCCGGCGCCGGCACGGGCGATGGTGCTCCGGCTTGTCCGCCGCTGGTCGCGCCAAGCGGTGTTGTCGAGGGCGAAACGTCGCCAAGCAGCGTGCCTGCGGCCCCAACTCCCGCTTCGCATCCGACTCCGCCCACGCAGCCGAGCCCCTCGTCGCACCCGACGCCCATGATGCCGCGGTCCTACCCCACTCCGCGCGGCAACGTCGATCTGACAGTCGAACTAAACCCGGCCACGGCCGACCCAAGCCGAGTGACACCGCTCGACATCCGGCCAGTCGACCCTCACGCTGACGGCGGTCGTGGTCGCTCCGAAGATGCGGCGGGCCGGGCCGGGCCGAGCGGCCCGACAATCGACATTCCGGCGGCCAAGGTCAAGCAGCCAAGCACATTCAACGAGCGCCGTGTGGCTCAAACAATGGCCGCGGGGGGCGGCGGCGCCGAAGACACCGAACAGGTGGCAAAGCTGTGGCGCGGCACCTTCGATCCCAGCACGACGCCGCGAACCAGCCTCAAAGGCTCCGGCGGACCGACTGCCCGCGATTCGAAGCTGGTCATCAAGCATCGCGCGCTGCGCGATGTGCGCGAGCCGGCCCGCGCGGGGGCCGACTATGAGCTTCTCTCCGTGATCGGCGAAGGCGGGATGGGAGTTGTCTATGCTGCCCGGCAGGCCGCGATCGACCGCACCGTCGCCATCAAGATGCTCAAGGCCGACATCGCCCGAGACAACGATCAGCGCGAGAAGTTCCTTTCTGAAGCAGTCGTCACCGGCGATCTCGATCACCCGAATATCGTTCCGATTTACGATCTCGGAAGCAATGAGACCGGCGCGCTGTTCTATTCGATGAAGCGCGTGCAGGGCACGCCCTGGATGGCGGTGATCGATCGCAAGTCGAATCCGGAGAACATCGACATCTTGATGAAAGTGGCCGACGCGGTCGCGTTCGCCCATTCGCGGGGAGTGATCCACCGCGATCTGAAGCCGGAAAACGTCATGCTCGGCGATTTCGGCGAAGTGTTGGTGATGGACTGGGGATTGGCCCTCTCGATGGAAAGCTTCCGCAAGTCGGGAAGCATCACGCAAACGAGCAGCATGGGCGGCACCCCGGCCTACATGGCCCCCGAAATGGCCACTGGCCCGATCGACCGCGTCGGTCCGGCAAGCGACGTTTACCTGCTGGGTGCGATTCTTTACGAAATCATCGCGAAGAAGCCGCCGCATACCGGCAAGAACGTGATGAATTGCCTGTACGCCGCCGCGCGCAACGAAATCCAGCCGACCACGCAATCGGGCGAACTGTTGGAAATCGCCATGCGGGCCATGTCGACCGCCGTCGAAGCTCGCTACGCGAGCGTGCAGGAATTCCAATCCGCGATCCGCCAATATCAATCGCATTCCGAAAGCATCGTGCTTTCGACGCGGGCCCAAAACGATCTCGACGCCGCGGAAATATCGGGCGATTATCAGACGTACTCCCGGGCTTTATTCGCGTTTCAAGAGGCGGCCGCGCTGTGGGATGGCAACGTCAAGGCCCGCAGCGGCGTTTCCGCCGCGAAGCTGGCCTATGCGCGCCGGGCTGCGAAGAAAGAAGACTTCGATTTGGCCGCGTCGCTCGTCGATGCCAGCGATCCGGCGCATGTCGAGCTGCACAAGCAAATCGTTTCCGCTCAGCGCGAACGCGACACGCGCCAGCAGCGGCTCAAGAACATTCGCCGGATCGCCGTGGCGTTGGGTGTGGCGATCGTTTGCGGCGCCAGCATGGCCACGATTCAAATCAATTCGCAGAAGAATCGCGCGCTCAACGCGGAGATCGCGGCGAAGATCGAGCGCGACAACGCGCTCGATGCGCAAAACCGCGCCACGAAAGCCAAACTCGCCGCCGATGAATCGGCCAAGCAGGCGCAACATTCCGCGGCCGCGGCGCTCGCGGCGGAAGGTCAGGCCCGGGCCGCCGAAGGCCTGGAGCGAGTTGCCAAGCAGCAGGCCACCGCCGACGCCGATAGCGCGAAAAAAGCCAAAAAAGCCGAGGAATATCAGGCCTATGTCGCCCGCATCGGATTGGCGGCGGCACAGATCGATGGCAATGCCTTCGACACCGCCGAGCAGTTGCTGAACGATTGCCCGCAGGCGATGCGAGATTGGGAATGGGGCCGGCTGCGGTTTCTCTCGACGCAAAGCGTTCAGGACTATCCAGGCCAGGTGCCGGTCGACTCCGTCGCCTTCGATCACGAGGGCAAGCGATTCGTCTCGGGCAGTTGGGACGGCGAGGTGCGGGTTTGGGATGTCGCCAGCGGAAAAGTGCTGCGATCGATTCCCTACGGCGGGCTCTACGTTCATGCCGTCGCGTTCTCGCCCGACGATTCATTGATTGCCGCCGGTGGCAACGACAAGAACGGCTTTGTCAAGCTGTGGGACGCCAAGACGGGAACGCTTCTGCGAACCCTCGTCGGCCATACCGACGATGTGCTGAGCGTCGCTTTCTCGCACGACGGCAAGCGGCTGCTCACGGCGTCGTATGACAAAACAGCCCGCCTCTGGGACGTGGCGACCGGTAAAGAATTGCAGCGCTATCTGGGGCACAACTGGTGGGTTTGGTCGGCCGCGTTTTCCCCGGATGAATCGCAAATCGTCACCACGAGCCAAGACGGCACGGCCATCGTTTGGGCGACGGAAACCGGCAAGGCCGGTCCGCCGTTCACAGGACATTCCGGCCCGGTCTACACGGCCGCCTTCTCGCCCGACGGCCATTCGGTCGTGTCGGGCGGATACGACGATCGCGTATTGATTTGGGAGCCGGACAAGGTGCGTCCGTTCGATTATCAGTTGGCCGTTTCCGGCAACAAGAATCCGCCGCCCCCCTATCGGGCACTCGAAGGGCATTCGGGGCCTGTGCATACGGTCAGTTTCTCGGCCAACGGCAAATTGATCGTCAGCGGCAGCAACGACAACTCGCTCAAACTCTGGGATTTCGCCAGCGGCAAGCTCATCAAAACGCTCCGCGGCCACGGCGGCTGGGTTGATAGCGCCGCGTTTTCGCCCGATGGCCATTGGGTCCTCTCCGCCAGCCACGACAGCAGCCCGAAAAACATCAAGCTGTGGAGCATCAAGGGCTACGAGGAAGTGCGCGTGCTGCAAGGCCGGGTGTTAGCCGGCCACACCGATGCCGTGCTCTCGGCCGCCTGTTCGCGCCGCGACGGCAAACGAATCGTCACCGCCAGCCGCGACCGCACCGCGAAGATGTGGGATTTCGCCACGGGCCAATTGCTGCAAGACTTCGAAGAAGGACACGAATATCTCGCTTCGACTGCCCAATTCTTTCCCGACGGCAAGCGGCTGCTCACCGCCGCGGCCGACAACACGACGTGCGTTTGGAGTCTCGCGACGGGCACGGAAGAGTTCCGCCTCAACCATACCGGCCGCGCTTCCGTTGCCGTGCTCTCGCACGACGGCAAGCTGCTGCTCACCGGCAGCGATGAAAAGACGCTTCCGGCCGCGCTCGGTGAAAAAGCGGCCGAAGCCAACCAGCAAGACAATGCCCATTTTTGGATCGCCCAGCTTTGGGATGCAGCAACGGGACAACGGATCCGCGCCACCAAGCCGCTTTCGGCGGAGATCTCCGCGGTCGCCTTCTCGCCCAACGACCAGCAGTTTTTCGTCGGCGATGCGCATGGCCACTGCACGCTGTGGACATCGGAAACTGCCGCCGAAATCCGTTCGCTCGACACGCACGCCGGCAAAATCACAGCGGCCGAATTCACCGCCGACGGCCACCGCATCCTCACCGCCAGCGCCGATCGCACCGTCGGCCAGTGGAATCTCGCCACGGGCGAAGAACCGCTGCCGCTGATCCTGCGGCATCCGGGCCCGGTCGCTGCGGTGGCCATCGTTCCACATAGTTCGCAAGCGCTTTCGCTCGGCGACGATGGCTTGGTGCGGCTATGGGATGTCGATCGGGCGAAAATGCTCGGCGTGATCGGCGGCGGCGAAGGCACCAGCCAGATTGGGGTTTCCGCCGACGGGCGACTCGCGCTGTGGGTCGATTACAAGGAGCGAACGCTCCATCTTTGGAGCTTTGCCGATCATCGCGAACTGGGTCCGCCAGGAGCGAAAGATTCGAAAGAGCCGTTTCTCCAGTTGAAAGATGGCCTGATCTGGTCGGCCGCCTTCTCGCCCGATGCTCAATATCTGATCACGGTCGGCGGCAACGGCGCTCGCTTGTGGGATATCGCAACCGGCCGCCAGCGAATGACATTCACGCCGAATGGGGCCGTCGCCTCGGCAAGATTTTCTCCCGACGGCACCCGAATCGTCACCGGAAGCTGGGACAACTCGGCAAAGATTTGGAACGTCAAAACCGGCCATGCCGAGCTAAAACTCGTGGGCCACCGCGGATACGTCAACAGCGCCGAATTCTCCCCCGACGATAAAGGTAAATGGGTCCTCACCGCTAGCGACGATGGCACCGCGCGGATTTGGGACGCGCAGACGGGCAAGTGCCTCCGCGAATTCAAAGGCCATCAGGCCAATGTCACTTCCGCGACATTTTCACCAGACGGCAAGTACGTGCTGACCGCCTCCGGCGACAAAACGGCCCGCCTTTGGGATGCTCAGACGGCGAAGCAATTGCACATCTACAAGGGACATACGTGGGGACTGCTCTCGGCGGCATTTTCCCGCGACGGCCATCGCATCATCACCGGCAGCGCCGACACGACGGCCCGAATCTGGGATGTCGAAACCGAACAGACGCTGGCAACCCTTGCCGGGCATACTGCCGCCGTGACCTCGGTCGCCTTCTCCCCGGACGGTCGCCGCGCCATCACCGGCAGCCAAGACGACACCGCCAAAATCTGGGATGCCGTCGGCGGCACGCGGGGCGACGCGGAAGCGTCGCGGCAGCGACGCGGCAAGGAAATGCTGACCCTCAAGGGGCACACCCAGGAAGTCACCTCGGTGACGTTTTCCGACGACGGCTCCTACGTCCTCACCGGCAGCCGCGACGGCACCGCGATCATTTGGCTCGCCGCCCCCTGGAAATAA
- the trpC gene encoding indole-3-glycerol phosphate synthase TrpC, with product MLDRIVASKRREVIAAKAAAPEAGVRDAAAQAPPPRDFFAALAQGGPIRLIAEIKRASPSAGAIRTDCDPLEIAAIYQRHGAHCLSVLTDGPFFQGSLTDLQQVRAAVRLPVLRKDFILDPYQVFEARAAGADAVLLIAECLDDCGLRSLHDEIVALGMTPLVEIYEPENLQRVFDAGATLIGVNNRDLRTFKTDLDHTLRLRDRIPDQCVLVAESGIRGRADVLRLEAAGVDAILVGEALMASPDIGAAVDALLGHETAPSPQR from the coding sequence ATGCTCGACAGGATCGTCGCCTCGAAACGTCGCGAAGTCATCGCCGCGAAAGCTGCCGCGCCGGAAGCCGGCGTGCGCGACGCTGCCGCCCAGGCGCCGCCGCCGCGCGACTTTTTCGCCGCGCTGGCTCAAGGCGGGCCGATCCGCTTGATCGCCGAAATCAAGCGTGCCAGCCCTTCCGCCGGCGCGATCCGCACGGATTGCGATCCACTCGAAATCGCCGCGATCTACCAGCGCCATGGCGCGCATTGCCTGAGCGTGTTGACCGATGGCCCGTTCTTTCAAGGAAGCTTGACCGATTTGCAGCAAGTGCGCGCGGCGGTTCGGCTGCCGGTGCTGCGCAAGGATTTCATTCTCGATCCGTACCAAGTGTTCGAAGCCCGGGCGGCCGGGGCCGATGCCGTCTTGCTGATCGCCGAATGCCTCGACGACTGCGGTTTGCGATCGTTGCACGATGAAATCGTCGCGCTCGGGATGACGCCACTCGTGGAGATCTACGAGCCGGAGAATTTACAGCGTGTGTTCGACGCCGGGGCAACCTTGATCGGCGTCAACAACCGCGATCTGCGGACGTTCAAAACCGATTTGGACCATACGCTACGGCTCCGCGACCGCATTCCCGACCAATGTGTCCTCGTCGCCGAGAGCGGCATTCGCGGCCGTGCCGACGTGCTTCGCTTGGAAGCCGCGGGCGTCGATGCAATACTTGTAGGAGAGGCACTGATGGCCAGCCCGGATATCGGCGCCGCCGTCGATGCATTATTGGGCCACGAAACGGCTCCGAGCCCGCAGCGCTAG
- the aroE gene encoding shikimate dehydrogenase: MICASIGRGRHRHMIAEHRHLADGGAKLVELRLDWINGEVNLKRLLADRPGPVIIACRREADGGKWTGTEAERLMLLRTAIAEGVEYIDLEGDVAGSIPRFGKTKRLISYHNFRKTPDDLAEIHAQLSALNADVVKLATMANHPSDNLRMLQLVGQSKQPTVGFCMGDIGTPSRILCGRFGSPWSYATFHHERVLAPGQLSFQQMSEVYHYDQIDAATAVYGVIADPIGHSLSPQVHNAAFRHAGVNAVYLPFRVPAESLDQFLAQAGAWGIRGLSVTIPHKESALRKLAKFDPAVKGIGAVNTIVFDGDQMIGYNTDYRAALDSLDRAMQPPEYDRGPIDGKTVLVLGAGGAGRAIVYGLKRRGANVVVAGRTTSRAEQLAGEMQCRSVEWTARHTVSPDVLINCTPVGMHPNMDESPFEKHHLRPAMVVFDTVYNPENTLLVKEARSQSCTVITGVEMFIRQASLQFTLFTGKESPWDLMRDVLKRAIGAAKV; the protein is encoded by the coding sequence ATGATTTGTGCTAGTATCGGCCGCGGACGGCATCGGCACATGATTGCCGAACATCGGCACCTGGCCGACGGCGGCGCGAAGCTTGTCGAGCTGCGCTTGGATTGGATCAACGGCGAGGTGAATCTCAAGCGATTGCTGGCCGATCGGCCCGGCCCCGTGATTATCGCCTGCCGCCGCGAAGCGGATGGCGGAAAATGGACCGGAACGGAGGCCGAGCGCCTCATGCTCTTGCGCACGGCGATCGCCGAAGGAGTCGAATACATCGATCTCGAGGGCGACGTCGCCGGCAGCATCCCCCGGTTCGGCAAGACAAAGCGGCTTATCAGCTACCACAACTTTCGCAAGACACCCGACGATCTGGCCGAAATCCACGCCCAACTATCGGCCCTCAACGCCGACGTGGTCAAACTGGCCACGATGGCCAACCATCCCAGCGACAATCTGCGCATGCTGCAACTCGTCGGCCAGAGCAAGCAGCCGACCGTCGGCTTCTGTATGGGCGATATCGGCACTCCGTCGCGAATTTTGTGCGGGCGGTTCGGCTCGCCTTGGAGCTACGCCACATTTCACCACGAGCGCGTGCTCGCTCCCGGCCAGCTCAGCTTTCAACAAATGTCGGAGGTGTATCACTACGATCAGATCGACGCCGCGACGGCCGTGTATGGCGTGATCGCCGACCCGATCGGCCATAGCCTGAGCCCGCAGGTCCACAACGCGGCGTTTCGGCATGCGGGCGTGAATGCGGTTTATCTGCCGTTCCGCGTGCCAGCCGAATCGCTCGATCAATTCTTGGCGCAAGCCGGCGCCTGGGGCATTCGCGGATTGAGCGTCACCATTCCGCACAAGGAATCGGCGCTCCGGAAGTTGGCCAAGTTCGACCCGGCCGTGAAGGGCATCGGCGCGGTGAACACGATTGTTTTCGACGGCGACCAGATGATCGGCTACAACACCGATTATCGCGCGGCACTCGATAGCCTCGACCGAGCCATGCAGCCGCCGGAATACGACCGCGGACCGATCGACGGCAAAACCGTGCTGGTGCTCGGAGCCGGCGGAGCCGGCCGGGCGATCGTCTACGGCTTGAAGCGGCGGGGAGCGAATGTGGTTGTCGCCGGCCGAACCACCAGCCGCGCCGAACAACTTGCCGGCGAGATGCAATGCCGCTCGGTCGAGTGGACCGCCCGGCACACCGTCTCGCCCGACGTGTTGATCAATTGCACTCCCGTGGGGATGCATCCGAACATGGATGAATCGCCGTTCGAAAAGCACCATCTCCGCCCGGCGATGGTCGTGTTCGACACAGTCTACAATCCGGAGAACACGCTGTTGGTGAAAGAGGCGCGAAGCCAGAGCTGCACGGTGATCACCGGCGTGGAGATGTTCATCCGCCAGGCGAGCTTGCAATTCACGCTGTTCACCGGCAAGGAGAGCCCTTGGGATCTGATGCGCGATGTTCTCAAACGCGCCATCGGCGCCGCAAAGGTGTAA
- a CDS encoding PHB depolymerase family esterase has protein sequence MPRIRRVFPARLRTAIGVCFALWSGAVWAAEPRHGEFATETLEVGRVTRIYRLVVPQSVDLSKPAPLVIAFHAMLIDSKDLMPHYTKLNETADQHAFIIAYPNAIDRSWGLKPEKVRADLAFFDALVAKISADYKIDPDRIYVLGMSNGGYFAHVVGKERSKVVAAVASHSGPLGQQTLPGINAERKFPVLIIHGEKDKIFPVQMARDNRDKYQKEGHEVKYVELAGVGHMWGTKYNVNETIWQFFADHPLKK, from the coding sequence ATGCCGCGAATTCGTCGAGTTTTTCCGGCCCGCCTACGGACCGCGATTGGCGTTTGTTTCGCCCTCTGGTCCGGCGCGGTGTGGGCGGCTGAGCCGCGGCATGGGGAATTCGCCACCGAGACGCTCGAGGTCGGCCGCGTCACGCGGATTTACCGTCTGGTCGTGCCGCAATCGGTCGATCTCTCAAAGCCGGCTCCGCTGGTGATCGCGTTTCATGCGATGCTGATCGACAGCAAGGACCTCATGCCGCACTACACGAAGCTGAACGAGACGGCCGACCAACACGCGTTCATCATCGCCTATCCCAACGCCATCGATCGCAGTTGGGGGCTGAAGCCGGAAAAGGTGCGGGCCGATCTGGCATTTTTCGACGCACTCGTGGCGAAGATTTCTGCCGACTACAAGATCGATCCCGATCGAATTTACGTGCTGGGAATGTCGAACGGCGGATATTTCGCCCACGTCGTGGGGAAAGAACGCTCGAAGGTGGTCGCGGCCGTCGCCTCGCATTCCGGCCCGCTGGGGCAACAAACGTTGCCGGGAATCAACGCCGAGCGAAAATTCCCGGTGCTGATCATCCACGGCGAAAAGGACAAAATCTTTCCCGTGCAAATGGCCCGCGACAATCGCGACAAATACCAGAAAGAAGGGCACGAAGTGAAGTATGTCGAGCTGGCCGGCGTCGGCCACATGTGGGGCACGAAATACAACGTCAACGAAACGATCTGGCAGTTCTTCGCCGATCATCCGCTCAAGAAGTAA
- a CDS encoding DUF1559 domain-containing protein, translated as MQAIVHRQAPSVASRPSRRGFTLVELLVVITIIGILVGLLLPAVNQAREAAHSAQCQNNCKQLGLAALRHEQAKGYFPSGGWGSGWVGDPNQGFGAKQPGGWVYSILPFMEQQTVWSIGQGQSVSARQSVLAQQVTIVVPGLNCPSGRRPNLYPYTASTSPNNTTSLSGNGVMKCDYAINAGDFPFPGEPFAGPSSISAATSSTSPYAWPNTQQMSGVSFLHSQIRMAHITDGPSNTYLIGEKYLDPNNFVTGADPGDNETAMTGFDTNNFRYGGSGGNPPTTPPTGTPPQPEIAGTAQVSAAATANIWGSNHPTVIHFVNCDGSVRDVNFSIDPETHRRLSNRSDGLPIDQSKLP; from the coding sequence ATGCAAGCCATCGTCCATCGCCAAGCACCATCCGTGGCCTCGCGGCCGTCGCGCCGCGGCTTTACGCTCGTCGAGTTGCTCGTGGTGATCACGATCATCGGCATCTTGGTCGGCCTGTTGCTGCCGGCTGTGAACCAAGCTCGCGAAGCCGCACATTCGGCCCAATGCCAGAACAATTGCAAGCAGCTTGGCCTCGCGGCGCTCCGCCACGAGCAGGCCAAAGGCTATTTTCCATCCGGCGGCTGGGGATCGGGCTGGGTCGGCGATCCCAATCAGGGCTTCGGAGCCAAGCAGCCCGGCGGCTGGGTTTACAGCATCCTGCCCTTCATGGAGCAACAGACGGTCTGGAGTATCGGCCAGGGACAGTCGGTATCGGCCAGGCAAAGCGTGTTGGCCCAGCAAGTGACGATCGTCGTCCCCGGGCTCAATTGCCCCAGCGGGCGGCGGCCGAACTTGTATCCCTACACGGCCAGCACATCTCCCAACAACACGACTTCGCTCTCCGGCAACGGCGTGATGAAATGCGACTACGCGATCAATGCCGGCGATTTCCCTTTCCCGGGCGAACCGTTTGCTGGCCCGTCGTCGATTTCCGCAGCCACCAGTTCAACCTCTCCCTACGCCTGGCCGAATACGCAGCAGATGAGCGGCGTTTCCTTCCTTCATAGCCAGATCCGGATGGCGCACATCACCGACGGGCCAAGCAATACGTATCTGATCGGCGAAAAATATCTCGATCCGAACAATTTCGTGACCGGCGCGGATCCCGGCGACAATGAAACCGCGATGACCGGCTTCGACACCAACAATTTCCGCTACGGCGGCAGCGGCGGCAATCCACCGACCACCCCACCGACCGGAACACCTCCACAGCCCGAGATCGCCGGCACCGCGCAAGTGTCGGCCGCCGCTACGGCAAACATCTGGGGCAGCAACCATCCGACGGTGATTCACTTCGTGAATTGCGACGGCTCGGTCCGCGACGTCAACTTCTCGATCGATCCGGAAACCCATCGCCGGTTGTCGAACCGTTCCGACGGGCTCCCGATCGATCAATCGAAACTGCCATAA
- a CDS encoding DUF1559 domain-containing protein has translation MNAFHAGHFQARRVRPTRRAFTLVELLVVITIIGILMSLLLPAVQSARESARAAQCANNVKQLGLAALEHVDVAGFFPSGGWGWSWAGDPDRGYGLKQPGGWLYSCLPFLDQKNLWSLGTGIASDTQTSAKQAAMAGQLTTPLAVYYCPSRRTVQLVPTGYQAINVAYESSVCKTDYAINAGDTAVDQFYGGPSGLSNGDNGFSWSSTSTLTGISFQRSQITMGHLATKGATNTYLLGDKYLDPDDYTNGSEGADNEWATVGFDNDVFRTADTSYGDTPMPDTPGYDNDFIWGSAHPSGIHMAFCDGSVHNISYSIDSVTHGNLANRSTKVAIDPTKVQ, from the coding sequence ATGAACGCCTTTCATGCTGGTCATTTCCAGGCTCGCCGAGTTCGCCCTACGCGCCGGGCGTTTACGCTCGTCGAGTTGCTCGTCGTGATCACGATCATCGGCATCCTGATGTCGCTGCTCTTGCCGGCGGTGCAATCGGCCCGCGAATCGGCCCGCGCCGCGCAGTGCGCCAACAACGTCAAGCAACTCGGCCTTGCCGCACTCGAGCACGTCGATGTTGCGGGGTTCTTTCCCTCGGGCGGTTGGGGATGGAGCTGGGCCGGCGACCCGGACCGCGGCTACGGACTGAAGCAGCCCGGCGGTTGGCTATATAGCTGCCTGCCGTTTCTCGATCAGAAAAATCTCTGGAGCCTTGGAACGGGAATCGCTTCCGATACGCAAACATCGGCGAAGCAGGCCGCCATGGCCGGCCAACTCACCACGCCGCTCGCCGTCTACTACTGCCCCAGCCGCCGGACCGTGCAACTTGTTCCCACCGGCTATCAGGCGATCAACGTGGCGTATGAATCGTCCGTGTGCAAGACCGATTATGCGATCAACGCCGGCGATACGGCCGTCGATCAGTTCTATGGCGGCCCGAGCGGTTTATCGAACGGCGACAATGGTTTCTCCTGGAGCTCGACGAGCACGCTGACCGGCATTTCGTTTCAGCGCAGCCAGATTACGATGGGCCATCTTGCCACGAAAGGCGCCACCAATACCTATCTTCTCGGCGACAAATATCTCGACCCGGACGATTACACCAACGGCTCGGAAGGCGCCGACAACGAATGGGCCACGGTCGGATTCGACAACGACGTCTTCCGCACCGCCGACACTTCGTATGGCGACACACCCATGCCCGACACCCCCGGCTACGACAATGATTTCATCTGGGGCAGTGCCCATCCCTCGGGCATCCATATGGCGTTTTGCGACGGCTCGGTCCACAATATCAGTTATTCGATCGATTCGGTCACGCACGGCAATCTCGCCAATCGCAGCACCAAAGTGGCCATCGATCCCACGAAAGTTCAGTGA